One stretch of Alcaligenes faecalis DNA includes these proteins:
- the iaaH gene encoding indoleacetamide hydrolase, with protein MSLTELSASDLLAGLEKSQFSAREIADELLKQSQEMAHLGGLAHLNSELFYQQADQSDARRARGEALALDGVPLVMKDNLNTTDMPTTSSTGALQGRVPLKDADVVTQLRKAGAVLPAKSVMHELAFGITTNNATTGPSRNPYDPKRIPGGSSGGTATVVAARQFPAGLGTDTGASVRLPAALCGLYGFRPTVGRYSGQGIVPLSPTRDTAGPMTRSLADISLLDSLLCQKAPSVIATPSLKELRLGVPRDSFWKEMDAGVADVTLAFLDDLQKAGVTLVDVDLSPVLKINARVGMPIVLYETLQNLPLYLAENKYSIGLDELIAGIHSSDVKEIFDAITGDYTISQEAYEEALNVDRPLMQQAYADLLRQSNVGGLIFPTSPLTACPIGDDETTMMNGKAVPTFNTYISRTDVGSNLGAPGISLPIGLSGGLPVGMLIEAGIGADDQLLALCRAIDPLLPATPAPDLSKRSSAA; from the coding sequence ATGTCACTTACCGAACTTAGCGCCAGCGATCTGCTGGCAGGTCTGGAAAAAAGCCAGTTCAGCGCCCGCGAGATTGCCGACGAGCTGCTCAAACAATCACAAGAAATGGCCCATTTGGGCGGCCTGGCTCATTTGAATTCGGAGCTGTTTTACCAGCAGGCAGATCAGTCCGACGCGCGCCGCGCCCGTGGCGAGGCCCTGGCGCTGGACGGCGTGCCTTTGGTGATGAAAGACAATCTGAACACCACGGACATGCCCACCACATCCAGCACCGGCGCATTGCAAGGCCGCGTACCCTTGAAAGATGCGGATGTGGTCACACAATTGCGTAAAGCCGGTGCCGTGCTGCCCGCCAAGTCCGTGATGCACGAACTGGCTTTTGGCATTACGACCAATAACGCCACCACCGGCCCCAGTCGCAATCCGTATGACCCGAAACGGATTCCCGGTGGCTCTTCCGGTGGCACTGCAACGGTTGTGGCGGCTCGTCAATTTCCAGCTGGTTTGGGCACGGATACCGGCGCTTCGGTGCGTCTGCCCGCAGCGCTTTGCGGCCTGTACGGTTTCCGTCCTACGGTGGGCCGATATTCGGGCCAGGGCATTGTGCCTTTGTCCCCTACCCGCGATACGGCTGGCCCCATGACTCGTAGTCTGGCTGACATCAGCCTGCTGGACAGCCTGCTCTGCCAAAAAGCCCCATCCGTTATCGCCACTCCCTCCTTGAAAGAACTGCGTCTGGGCGTACCCCGTGACAGCTTCTGGAAAGAGATGGATGCCGGTGTGGCCGACGTCACCCTCGCATTTCTGGATGATTTGCAAAAAGCCGGTGTCACGCTGGTCGATGTAGATCTGTCCCCGGTGCTGAAAATCAATGCCCGCGTCGGCATGCCGATTGTGCTGTACGAGACCTTGCAAAACCTGCCTTTGTATCTGGCCGAGAACAAGTACAGCATTGGTCTGGACGAGCTGATTGCCGGTATTCACAGCTCGGACGTAAAAGAGATTTTTGATGCCATTACGGGCGACTACACCATCAGCCAGGAAGCCTACGAAGAAGCACTGAATGTAGACCGCCCCCTGATGCAGCAAGCCTATGCAGACCTGCTGCGCCAGTCCAATGTGGGTGGCTTGATCTTCCCGACCAGCCCGCTGACCGCCTGCCCGATTGGCGATGATGAAACCACCATGATGAACGGCAAGGCAGTGCCTACCTTCAACACCTATATCTCGCGTACTGATGTGGGCTCGAACCTGGGTGCACCGGGTATCTCCCTGCCCATCGGCCTGTCGGGCGGTTTGCCGGTGGGCATGCTGATTGAAGCCGGTATCGGTGCGGATGATCAGTTGCTGGCTCTGTGCCGCGCAATTGATCCTTTGTTGCCAGCTACACCTGCGCCGGATTTGAGCAAACGATCTAGCGCTGCCTGA
- a CDS encoding TonB-dependent siderophore receptor gives MPPSQSSSHPAVFTSPRVRPTYLRLALGLAMAAAPLVMPATSWAQAASERGIVFAIAPAALDTALGQFGLAAKVTVAASPDLTSGVRTRGLSGRYTAEQGLDILLSGTGLQAVANSNGEGYHLRRIAQQAPGVSMLESVKVRSRARDAATEGSGSYTTRAVTIGKGQQSLKEIPQSVTVVTRQRMDDQNATTLDDVLANSTGMTLYKSPMGGNYVFSRGFQVDSFQFDGVNRAFYYPQANSFTSNTVLLDRVEIIRGATGLLQGAGSPSAAVNLVRKRPLAENQLDMLVSGGSWNNYRADLDVTGPLSEDGALKGRAVASHNQHDYFYDGADSKTGVLYGVLSYDFSPGTKLTGGLSYEKMRATPFFHGLPHSSTGEDLGLKRSISLGQDWNSWNSTQTSAFAELAHRFNEDWSMRFTGSTTEESNDSKYAFLEGAVNPLTGQGLSMYAGLFDFSTRNKALDLEVNGAFEALGRKHSLSVGASYNELTSKSDFALARMGRSVNIWNLDHHVPEPSDDWLRENAYRGDANIVKMKQKGVYGVGRFSLAEPLTLVAGARVSWYENTNRYRDTGLTYSDPFKESGVVTPYGGLIYDVTPEWSVYTSYAEIFQPQNSLDAAGKVLDPIQGKNYELGLKGELMDGRVNASVALFRIDQKNRAQQDMVSQCSVGNLCYLSSGKVRSQGVDAEISGELAPGWQLFAGYTFNTLKFLDDTEVQPTAFGRTFTPKHMFRLWSDYQLPGAYSAWNLGGGVNFQTGSHTETRGVRVAQASYAVWNARVGYQFDKNWSAALNVNNLFDKKYYQTIGAPGWGSFYGEPRNATLTLRGRF, from the coding sequence ATGCCTCCAAGTCAGTCCTCATCCCATCCTGCTGTCTTTACCAGCCCCAGAGTACGGCCCACTTATTTGCGTCTGGCACTAGGCCTTGCGATGGCTGCTGCTCCGCTTGTCATGCCTGCTACCAGCTGGGCGCAGGCAGCATCGGAGCGCGGCATTGTTTTTGCGATTGCGCCCGCAGCCCTGGATACAGCTTTGGGACAGTTTGGCCTTGCTGCCAAAGTAACGGTAGCTGCATCGCCGGATCTGACCAGTGGCGTAAGGACTCGAGGGCTAAGCGGTCGATATACCGCCGAGCAGGGGCTGGATATCTTGTTGAGCGGGACTGGCCTGCAAGCGGTCGCGAACAGTAATGGCGAAGGCTATCACCTGCGTCGTATCGCCCAGCAGGCACCTGGCGTGTCCATGCTGGAATCGGTAAAAGTCAGAAGTAGGGCCAGGGATGCCGCGACAGAGGGTTCGGGCAGCTACACCACCCGCGCCGTGACCATAGGCAAAGGACAGCAAAGCCTGAAAGAAATCCCGCAGTCCGTGACGGTGGTGACGCGTCAGCGCATGGACGATCAAAATGCCACCACGCTGGATGATGTGCTGGCCAACAGCACGGGCATGACGCTTTATAAAAGCCCCATGGGCGGGAACTACGTGTTCTCGCGTGGGTTTCAGGTAGATAGCTTTCAGTTTGATGGTGTTAATCGCGCTTTCTATTATCCACAGGCCAATAGCTTCACCAGCAATACCGTGCTGCTGGATCGGGTAGAGATCATCCGTGGTGCGACAGGCTTGCTCCAAGGTGCGGGCTCGCCCAGTGCGGCGGTGAATCTGGTGCGTAAGCGTCCTCTGGCAGAAAACCAGTTGGACATGCTGGTCAGTGGTGGTTCGTGGAATAACTACCGAGCCGATCTGGATGTTACTGGCCCGCTCAGTGAGGACGGTGCCTTGAAAGGGCGTGCCGTCGCCAGCCACAACCAGCACGACTATTTTTATGATGGGGCAGACAGCAAGACCGGCGTTTTGTATGGCGTGCTCAGTTATGACTTCAGCCCGGGTACCAAGCTGACAGGTGGATTGAGCTATGAGAAGATGCGCGCCACACCCTTCTTTCATGGTTTGCCGCATTCCTCCACGGGTGAAGATCTGGGCTTGAAGCGCTCCATATCTTTGGGGCAGGACTGGAATAGTTGGAATAGCACGCAGACTTCGGCATTTGCAGAGTTGGCGCATCGCTTCAACGAAGACTGGTCGATGCGTTTTACCGGTTCGACCACGGAAGAGTCAAACGACTCCAAATATGCTTTTTTGGAGGGGGCGGTAAATCCCCTGACCGGCCAAGGCTTGTCCATGTATGCCGGTCTGTTTGATTTCTCCACACGCAACAAGGCGCTGGATCTGGAGGTAAACGGGGCTTTTGAAGCCCTGGGCCGCAAGCATTCCTTGAGCGTTGGTGCCAGTTATAACGAGTTGACCAGCAAGAGTGACTTTGCCCTGGCCCGCATGGGCCGGTCGGTGAATATCTGGAATCTGGACCACCATGTACCGGAGCCTTCAGACGATTGGTTGCGCGAGAACGCTTATCGCGGTGATGCCAATATTGTGAAGATGAAGCAAAAGGGCGTGTATGGGGTAGGTCGGTTCAGTCTGGCCGAGCCTTTGACTCTGGTGGCGGGGGCTCGTGTCAGTTGGTATGAAAATACCAACCGCTATCGCGACACGGGCCTGACTTACTCTGATCCGTTCAAGGAAAGCGGCGTGGTCACGCCTTATGGCGGCTTGATCTACGATGTCACACCTGAATGGTCGGTCTATACCAGCTACGCGGAGATTTTTCAGCCGCAAAACTCTCTGGATGCTGCCGGCAAGGTACTTGATCCCATTCAGGGCAAGAACTACGAGCTGGGTCTGAAAGGGGAACTGATGGATGGACGCGTCAATGCTTCGGTAGCCTTGTTCCGTATTGATCAGAAAAACCGTGCACAGCAGGATATGGTCAGCCAGTGCTCGGTAGGCAATCTGTGCTATCTGTCCAGCGGTAAAGTGCGCAGTCAAGGTGTGGATGCCGAGATTAGTGGCGAGTTGGCCCCCGGCTGGCAGCTGTTTGCTGGCTATACCTTCAATACCTTGAAGTTCCTTGATGATACCGAGGTGCAACCGACTGCGTTTGGCCGTACCTTCACGCCCAAGCATATGTTCCGTTTGTGGTCCGATTATCAATTGCCCGGCGCTTACTCGGCCTGGAATCTGGGCGGCGGGGTGAACTTTCAGACGGGTAGCCATACTGAAACTCGTGGCGTGAGAGTGGCGCAGGCTTCTTATGCTGTATGGAATGCGCGGGTGGGGTATCAGTTCGACAAGAACTGGTCGGCCGCATTGAACGTCAACAATCTGTTCGACAAGAAGTACTACCAGACTATTGGCGCGCCGGGCTGGGGCAGCTTCTATGGCGAACCACGTAACGCGACCTTGACCTTGCGTGGGCGCTTCTGA